The genomic region CCGCATATAACTTCGCTAAGCGACTCAAAACCCTGCATGGCCTCACGCCCCACGAGTTCATCTGCAAGAAGTGGCTTGAAGACCCTAGCCAGTTCCATTCAGATCCGAACCAGCACATGCTGGGACTGTACACCTAACCTCATTTCAGGTCGCCCACTTGGCCCTATGAACGATTTGCACGAAACGTGGGGAACGAACACGTGATGCTCGGCGTCGCTCAATGGGTCCACCTGTTCGGGCTCTGCTCCGCCGCTCTTGCGATCGTGCCAAAAGGTTGGAGACGTTGGGTCGCGATGCTTGCCTTCGCCACCAATTGCATGGCCCTCATCCAACTGGGACGGCCGCTTCGATACTGGTGGGGTGAACTGGCACCGCGATGGTGAACGCCACTCTAGTGAGATCAAGTACTTCGACGGAGTCCTTATGCGGCATTCGACTGAGTCAGATGCGGCACCAACGGCCGACCCCATCCCCATGGCTTACGCCACGCCATCGGCCGGCGACCCGCGGCGGGTGGGCCGGTTGCGGTGGACGCTCTGGTTGCTCGTGGCGGGATGGGCGGCGTGCCTGGTGGGGATCTTGTCGCTCGTCACCATCGACGCTGAAACGGCGGTCGTCAGCGGACCGGCGCTCGTCCTCATCGGCATTGTCACCATCGTCTATGCCAGCCGCGCTGGGTTGCCGCTGGCGCGCGCCATCGGCATCGCGCACGTCGTGATCGTGACGTTTCTGACGTTAATGGTCTCCGTGAACAACTGGAGCCCCGGGCGGGCGCAGGACCCGCTTTTCGTGTTCGGTGGGTTCTACCTGCTGTTGATCACGCTGCCGACCCTGGCCGCAGCACTGAGCCTTCGAGCACAGCTGCGCGATATCGAGGCGTACGACTTCGGCTGGATGCTGGAGGGACGCCCCGTGGCGGTGTCGGGCATGCTGCTGGGCGGCATGATCATGATGATGGGTTTCTTCAGCGGCGTGGTGGGCGTCGGAATCGCCAGTGGCCTGATGTCGGCGGCGGGACGATCATCGCGGGTGGCCTGATCGCCTACGCCGTTGCCAGCCGACCGAGCTAGTTTTAAGAAGTCGTGCGACGCGACGCCGTCTCTCCTAAGATGTGTTGATGAGTTCCGCCCCCGCGATCACGCCTTTGAAGCTCGACCTGAAGAAGGACGAACGGCTGCACGTCGAATGGTCCGACGGGCGGGCGTGCGACTACACGCTGTCGTACCTGCGGACGATGTGCCCGTGTGCGCTCTGCAAGACCGTGCGCGAGGGGGCCAACCCGCACGATCTCATGCCGCAGCCGAAGAAGAAGACGTCGCTGACGATTCTGCCGGGGAATTTCTCGGAACCGTTGAAGGTGTTGTCGGCGGAACTGGTGGGGAATTACGCGCTGCAACTGGAATGGTCGGACGGCCACGGCAGTGGGATTTACTCGTTCGCGTACCTGCGAGAAATCTGCCCGCCCGAGTGAGTACATCCCGCTATCCTGAAAATGTCATCCCGAGCGGAGCGGTAGCGACTCGAGGGATCTCGAACGGCGGATGGCGTCAGCAGCGAATCGAGATCCCTCAGGTCGCTACCGCTCCCTTCGGGATGACAACCTGCGAGAATGCGACCGCTTTATTTCCCCCGAAAGCATTGCCTACATATTCCCCATCGCCTGCGACAGCCGCCGCACCTCGTGAAGCGCCATGCCGCCCAGCTTGGGGATGGTTTCGCCCATATGGGGGATGATGCCATGCCCCAGCCCCAGCCGGCTGGCCTCGCGCAATCTTGTCTCCAACTGCGGCACGCTGCGGATCTCGCCGCCCAAGCCCAATTCACCGATCGCCAGCGTGCCGGTGGCCAGCGGTTTGTTCATGTGGGCGGATGCGATGGCGAGCGCGATCGCCAAATCGGCGGCGGGCTCGGCGATCTTCACGCCGCCGGCGACGTTCACGAAGACATCGTCCGCCGCCAGGCGCATCTCGGCGCGTTTCTCTAAGACGGCGATAATCATCCCCACCCGGTCCGCCGACACGCCGCTCACCTTGCGCCTCGCCGCGCCGATCACGCTGCTGGCCGTCAGCGCCTGCACCTCCACCAGCAGCACCCGGCTGCCCTGCATGGCCGCGGTGATCACGCTGCCGCTGGGTTGGCCTTGCGGGCCGTAGTGTTCCAGGAAGAGATTGCCGGGGTCCAGCACCTCGCGCAATCCTTCGCCGGTCATTTCGAACAAGCCCACCTCGTGCGTGCTGCCGAAGCGGTTCTTCACGCAGCGGACGATGCGGTGCGCGTGGTAGCGGTCGCCTTCAAAGTAGACGACCGTGTCCACGATGTGCTCGACGATCTTCGGCCCCGCCAGCGTGCCCGCCTTGGTCACGTGGCCCACGAGCATGATCGCGATGCCGGTCGCCTTGGCTAAGTAAACCAGTTCCATGCAGCAATCGCGCAACTGTGTCACGCTGCCCGGGGCGGCCGGCAGGTCGGGCTTGTAGATCATCTGGATCGAATCGATCACCACGACGGCCGGCTGCACCTTGTGGATCTGCCCGATGATGCGCTCGAGGTTCGTCTCGGCCAATACGAGCAGGTTGGAATTGCCCGCCCCCAATCGCGAGCCGCGCAACTTCGTTTGGCGCGCCGATTCCTCGCTCGTCACGTACAACACACGCTTGCCTTGCGCAGCCCACTCCGGCGTTTCCCCGGGCAAGCCCGGGGCTATGTCGGGGCGACGCGCCTTCTTCCGATCATCTTTGGCGACCTTGTCTGATCCCTTGGCCAGTTGATGCGCCACCTGCAGCAACAACGTCGATTTTCCGATGCCCGGCTCGCCGCCCACCAGCACCGCCGACCCCGGCACCACGCCGCCCCCCAGCACGCGGTCGAACTCGCTAATGCCGCACGGCGTGCGCGGCGTGTCCGCATCATCAATCTCATCAATGGCCACCGCCTGCGCCCCGGCGAACGCATCGCCGCCGATCGCCGCCCCGCGACTGCCCAACGGCTGCCGGCTCGCCGCCCGCGGGTCGGCGGTGGGTTCCTTGTACTGCTCCAGCGTGTCCCACGCGTTGCAATCGGGACATTTCCCGAGCCATTTGGGATGAACGCTGCCGCAGGAATTGCACAGGAATTGAACGCGCGCTTTGGCCATAGGGGTATCGCTATTCTAGGCGATCTTGCCCGCCAAATCGCGTCGGTGAACAGGTGGTGCTTGTGGGATAACGGATCAACATTCACTGGCCGGGGCCGACGGCGAGCGTTCGAATCACAAGGACCGTCGCGGCCCCGGTCCAGTGCAGAGTGCAGTGTTTGGTTAGTCTGCCGCCGCGCGGCCGGACAACAACCGAGCGACGCTGGTGATCGCGAACAGCGAGGCGACCACCCAGCCAACCATGAGCAGCAAGTATAGCGGAGGCGTTAGCAAACGGAGCGCTCCCGGAACAGCCTCGCCATTGGTCAGCCATCTCCCATGCGAGTCGGCATAGCGGAGGCCATCCGCGAAGTAGCCGTCGGGCGGATGCATGAGGGTGATGGTCGCCATCTCGCAGAGCCGCACTGACACGAACAGGCCCAAGATCAGGCCGCCGAAGAACAAGACGCCTGTCATGCAACCGAGCCGTTCGTACCTTGCCCGCCACGCGGACCTGATCCGATTTCGAAGAGGTTTGGAGTTCTCATCCACGATCGCCCCGGCAGACTAACTAGTGATTAATCCGACCGGCGCCTCTCGCGAATCACGCTAATCTGCGCCGGGCGCACATTATCATCCGGCGGGTCGGATGGCCAGATCGTCGGTATCGCTGCTTGGGGGCGGCGGTTGGGGAATGGCGGGGCGCGGGGTGGGGGGACGATAGCCGGTGTGCGGCGCACATCAGCATGCCGGGTGCCACGGGCGGTACGCCGCCCGTGCGCTAGAGCGTGTTACGCACTTTCCAGCTCAGAAACTGGCTTGGGTGCCACGGTTTGGTACTCCAAGCCGTGCCGGTACGCGCAGACACGGCTTGGCGTACCAAACCGTGGCACCCAAGCGTCGTCACGCTTGCGTTACTGACCCCGAATGTGCCTAACACGCTCTAGGGTCTGGCAGAAACATCGGAGTGGTCAGATGTTTCGTCTGACCGGTCAGATGAGTCATTGGAGTGGTCCGAAGGAAAATCGGAGTGGTCCGATGAATCATCGGAGTGGCCCGAAGGAAAATCGGAGTGGTCCGATGGTTCATCGGAGTGGTCCGAAGGAAAATCGGAGTGGTCAGATGAATCGTCTGACCGGTCAGAAACAAAATCGGAGTGGTCAGATTTCGGGGTCAGACGGGTGCAGGATTTTGGCATGCGCCGGGGGAGGGTTGGATGGGGCGTTAAAGCGGGTTTTTATGGGGCGGGGGTGGGAGGGGGGCGAGGCGGGGGTGGATTTTGCGAGCGATTGCGGGGCGGCGTTAAAGTTGGCGCGGGAGTGGGGCGATAGTCTTAATACGGCGATGGCCGCGCGGGGCAATCGGCGGGGGGGGCGAACGGTTAGGGCACTTGAACGACGCGCGGGCCTGCGGGGCGGGCGGCGCGGGAGAGGATTGGGATGGGTAAGACGTACCTGCCAGTGAAGGATGCGGAGTTCCACACGTTCGCCGGCGGTCTGGTGGCGGCGGTGGCGGCCGATTATGCGGCGCTGGGCGTGCCGCAGGCGTTGGCCGACCGGATGGCGGCTGAATATGCGGCGTTCGACGAGCGCTACGCGCGGTCGAACAATCCGGAGACGCGCGGCCGTGCGACGATCGAGCGTCGGCGAATCGGCCGCGCCGTGCTGACGCGCACGATCCGAGAGGCCGTGGGCATGATTAAGGCGAACCCACCGGTCACAGCCAGTCAGCTTTACGATCTGGGTCTGAACGAGCGCGCCGATGCCGTCCGCCGCTCGGTGATGGCCCCCATCGATTCGGCGCCCGCGCTAACGGTGGCGGAGGTGGAAGGGCACCGCGTGACGGTGACGCTGGGCGACGTCGCATCGCCCAAGAAGCGGGCCAAGCCCGAATCGGCCGACGGCGCGGTCATCCTGATGCACATCGGACCAACGCCCCCGGCCGACCTGGGCGAGTGGCGCTTCGCCGCCCTCACCGGCCTGACGCAGGTCGACATCGACGTGCCCGCCTCGGCCGCGCCCGGCGCGATCGTCTGGCTGTCCGCCCAATGGTTCGACGGCCGCAAGCGTATGTCCGCCGCCTGCCACCCCATCTTCACCCACGTCCAACACGGCGGCTCGCTGCGCATCGCGGCGTGAGGCGGCGTTTCGTGGGGTGTGCTTCAGCACCTTGCGCATCAAACAGGCAGTCCGTTGAACGAAACGGCCTTCAAGACCGAAGAATGCGTAGCCCACGAATGAGCACGAACGAACACGAATGAGTGCCAAACCCATCGCATGCACCTTCCTACTTTTCGTGCTGATTCGTGCCTGTTCGTGGGCACGCTTTCCTGCTTGATGCGCAAGGTTCTTCTGCACGCATCTTGCGATTCGACCCGGAACAGGACGCGCGTTGAAGCACGCCCTACGCACCTGGCCCAGCGGGCGACGCCAATCGGAAGGCGGAAGGTGGCCGGGGGCGAATGAACAAGCCCCAATACCAAACAGATGACGGAGGCCCGAATCCCAACGGGAAGCGCCTGCTCTGCGTCTGCCTCAGTGCGCTCTGTGTCCTCTGTGGTTCGATCGCTTCTTTCCCCTGCCCTCATCCGCCTTTATCATCCATCCCACATGCTGCCTGCGCTCTGGACATATCAGCGGTTCATCTGGTCGCGAGCCATTGGCGATTTGCGGCATCGGTATGCGGGGACGGGGCTGGGAATCGTGTGGAACGTGGTGCATCCGCTGACGTTGATCGGGTTGTATTCGGTGATCTTCACGGGGCTGTACCGCAACACGCCGGTGCCGGGGTTGGATAGTCGGTTTGCGTATACGCTGTACTTGTGTGCGGGCTTTCTGCCGTGGCTGGCGTTCGCCGAGTGCGTGTCGCGGGGCAGCGGGGCGTTCATCGACAACGCGCCGTACCTGAAGAAGCTGCCGGTGCCGGAACAGGTGTTCGTCGCGCAGACGGCGGCGTCGGCGACGCTGGGGCTGGTGGTGAGTTTCTCGCTGTTGGTAATTCTGTCGCTACTGCTGGGACATCGGCCGATGTGGACGTGGCTGCTGTTGCCCGTGCCGTTGGTGGCGATGCAGATGCTGGGGTTTGGCATCGGGCTGCTCGCGGGGACGATCAACGTCTTCCTGCGCGACGTGGGGCAGCTGATTACGATTGGCCTGCAGGTGGCGATGTGGAGCCTGCCGATCGTTTACCTGATCGGCACGCTGCCCGCGTGGCTGCGGCCGGTGATGCTGTTCCATCCGCTCTACCCCGCGGTGGCGATCACGCGCGATTTGTTTCTGTACGGCCAACTGCCCGAGCCCTGGATGTGGGCAGCGCTGATCGGCTGGCCGGCGATCTTCATCGCGATCGCGGCAATGGCGTTCGGGCGACTGCGCGCGGAGATACGGGACGTGCTGTAGAAAGCGGGCCGTCGGGCCTATGAAATTCGGATAACCGCGGAGACGCGGAGAGCGCGGAGACAGAGGGAGAAAGCCAAAAAAGATTCTCTTCTCCTCCTGTCTCCGCGCTCTCCGCGTCTCCGCGGTTCATTCTTTCATTGTAAAGATGCGCAACGCGCGGACAGATCGTCAGCGACGCGGGTGATGAGGTCGGCGACGTTGGCGCGGGCGGTGGCGGCTAAGGCGGTGAGGCGCTGCCGTGGAACGGGGACTGCGGTCGGCAACGCCGACAGGATGCGGGCGGCGTCGGTGAAGTCGGGGACGCGGGCGGTCCGCAACTGGTTGGCGAGGGCGGCGACCTTGCCGGCGCGTTCGATCAGCACCGGTCGCGCGCCGGCCCAGGCGGCGATCACACCGCCGTGGTAACGGCTGGTGACGACTGCCTCGGGCACGCCCCACGACTGCACGAGGGCCGCAGCGGTGGGGGCGTTTTCGTAGTCCGGCAAGCGGATGTCGGTCGGGCGCGAGGCGGCGTCGATCATCGACAGAAGCTGTCGTTCCGATCCTTCCAGATCGCGCACTTCCTGTACCAGCCAGCGCACGGTTTGCTTCGATCGCGCGCAATCGATGAGTTGCGCGATCGCTGCGGGCTGAAATTGCTTCGCATCTTCGAAGTTCAGCACTAGCCCCAGCACACCGGTTTCCGGCGCGGGCCACTTCACATCGGCCAGGTAGGCGTGGGCCAGATCGGCGCCGGCGGTCAGGGTCTGGCGATCGTACACGTTGCCGAGCAGTTGGGCGGACCAGTCGTCGCGCGTCCAGATGTGCGTGGCGGCGGCGATGATCGTGCGGGCGGCGGGTGCGCGCAGGGCGGTCTCGTCGTCCACGCCGATGCCCACGTAGTACATCCGCCGGCCGTGTTGCTGGCAGGTGGCGATCTCACCGATCAAATGGTCGTAGAACCAACTGCCGACCGACACCTGGAACGGCGTGTCGCCGACGCCGATCCACGCATCGCAATCACGAATGGCGGCCTGGCGAATCTCGCGCGTGTAGTGCAGCCATTCGACCTGCGGGTAACGCAACTTCAGCGGGGCCAGTTCGAACGGCACCGAACAGGTCAGCTTCACCTCAAGGCCGCTCTGCGCGACGCCCGCTAGAAACCCAGCGAGCATGAGGTCGTCGCCGACGTTGCCCGCACCGTAAAAATGATGACCGATGTGAAGACGCATCCGAATTTATTCCAACGTAATGTCCAACGGCAGTTTCGCGATGCCGTAATAGCGAGGCGGCGTTTCGCCCGTCGGGTGGACGGCGATCGGGCCGAGGCCCTCGTGCTGGTCCTGAATCACGCCCACGTCTGGTGCTCCTGACATTTGGGTCGATTCGCTGCAACCGACGCTTAGCGTGTACTCGCCCGGCTGCACGTCGAGCGTGAGGCGGAACGTAATGATGCGCTCGTCGCCGGCGGACATCGGGGGCAACGGCACGCGCTGCTGTTTCGTGCCGGCGGCGAAGACGAGGTTGCCTAGGCGGTCGTAAAGATGAATGCCGCACGACGGCCGCTCGAACGGTTCGGCCGCGGTCAGCAGCACGCGCAGGACGATCGGGTCGCCCTGCGTGGCGATAAGGCCGGACTGGCCGTGCGCGTTCGCAAGGGTGGCGGCGATCAGGCGCAAGCGCCCCTCGCCGTGACGCGCGCGGGCGCAGGGCAGGATGTCGTTGTCGATCAGCCCCTGGCGAACGTCAGCGAGTAATATCGCGGCCGGCGCGGCGTCGGTTGCATCTGTGTTGGCAGGCCCGGGCGCACGCAGCGTTTGCCCGAGCAGCGAGTAGTACCGCGCCACCGCCTCGTCGGCCGGGCCGGTGAAGGCGGTTTGGCCGTGGCTGAGCACCATCGCGCGGTCGCAGAGGCGTTGGACGAGTTGCATGTCGTGCGAGACGAAGAGCATCGTCACGCCGTTGGACAGCATCTGTTCGATCCGCGCGACGCACTTTTGTTGGAAGAAGACGTCGCCGACGCTCAGGGCTTCGTCGACGATGAAGACGTCGGGTTCGAAACAGGCGAACATGCTGAACGCCAGCCGGACGAGCATGCCACTGCTGTACGTGCGCACCGGGCGATCGAAGAACGCGCCCAGTTCGGAGAATGCTTCAATCTCGCCGACCTTCTGCGTGCCGTAACCCGGCGGGAAACCGAGCAGTTCGGCCCCTTGCAGCACGTTCTGCCGGCCGGTCAGCTCGTGGTTCAGGCCCGTGCCCAGTTCTAGAAGGCTTAGCACCCGACCATGAATAGCGAACGTGCCGGCGTTGGCGTGCATGGCGCCGGAGAGGATCTTCAATAGCGTGGACTTGCCCGACCCGTTGTGACCCAGCACGCCGAAGCACTCGCCGCGGCGCACGCTGAACGACACGTCGCGTACGGCCCAAAAATCGCTATGTTTGCTGACCGCGCCCAGCGTCAGCCACTCGGCCGCCCGGTGCCATGGGTTGGCATAGAGCTTGAACCGCTTGCCAAGCCGCTCGGCGATGACGATGGGTTGATCTGTGGAACGCTCGTCGGTCACGCGGCGGGCATGTTACGAGAGAACGATCCAGATGACGAATGCGGAATGTCGTCTGGCCCCTCTCCCGCATGCGCCGGGAGAGGTTGGGTGAGGGTGATTCGAACTGCTGGCGGTTCTCGTGATTCGAAATCACCCTCACCCTAACCCTCTCCCGGCGTACCGGGAGAGGGGATAAGAGGAAGGTCCGCGGCTTTTGAACGAACAATGCGTCTCCTCATCTCCAACCCGGACACCCTCGGCGACCTCGTGTTGCGCCAGCCGTTGATCGCGGCGCTGACCGAGGCCGGGCACGAACTGATGCTGATCGTCCGGCCGAGCGTCGAGGCGATGGTACGGCAGATCGCGCCGGCGGCGCAGATCGTCACGCTGCCGGCCGAGCCGTACGCGCTGGACACTGAGGGGCCGTGGGAACCGTTTGAAGACCTCTTCGCTCGGGCCCGCACGTTTGCGCCGGCGGCGCTGGTGGTTGCGCCGTTTCGGTGGACGCTGTTCGAGGAACAACTGGCGGTCCGACTGCCCGAGGTGCCGCGCGTCGGCATGAGCGGCAACCTGTACCGCGGCGACCCGTACGCGGGGGTGCCGGCGCCGTCGACATTAACGTTCGACCAAATCGCCCACGTGACCGAGGACGACCGCGAGATCACCAAGAACGCCGCATTGGCAGCAACGCTGATAGGGCGGCCGATCGGACCGATCGACCCGGTCATCACCGTGCCGGCCGAGGGAATGGAAACCGCGCAGCAGTTGCTCGGCGAGGTGGGCTTCATTGCGGGGCAATACTGGACCGCCTGCCTCGGTGGCACCGCTCACGTCACGATCAAAACTTGGCCAACCGAGCGATGGGCTGCGGCGCTGTCGCATTGGGCACAGCGGTACGGGCGAAAGTTCCTGTTCATCGGCTTGCCAGAGGAACAACCGGCCGTCGATGCGGTGCGCGAGGCGATGGGCGAGCAGGCCAGCGCCACGGCGGTGATGATGCGGCCCGGCATTCCGCTGGCGGCG from Tepidisphaeraceae bacterium harbors:
- the radA gene encoding DNA repair protein RadA, whose product is MAKARVQFLCNSCGSVHPKWLGKCPDCNAWDTLEQYKEPTADPRAASRQPLGSRGAAIGGDAFAGAQAVAIDEIDDADTPRTPCGISEFDRVLGGGVVPGSAVLVGGEPGIGKSTLLLQVAHQLAKGSDKVAKDDRKKARRPDIAPGLPGETPEWAAQGKRVLYVTSEESARQTKLRGSRLGAGNSNLLVLAETNLERIIGQIHKVQPAVVVIDSIQMIYKPDLPAAPGSVTQLRDCCMELVYLAKATGIAIMLVGHVTKAGTLAGPKIVEHIVDTVVYFEGDRYHAHRIVRCVKNRFGSTHEVGLFEMTGEGLREVLDPGNLFLEHYGPQGQPSGSVITAAMQGSRVLLVEVQALTASSVIGAARRKVSGVSADRVGMIIAVLEKRAEMRLAADDVFVNVAGGVKIAEPAADLAIALAIASAHMNKPLATGTLAIGELGLGGEIRSVPQLETRLREASRLGLGHGIIPHMGETIPKLGGMALHEVRRLSQAMGNM
- a CDS encoding polysaccharide pyruvyl transferase family protein — its product is MRLHIGHHFYGAGNVGDDLMLAGFLAGVAQSGLEVKLTCSVPFELAPLKLRYPQVEWLHYTREIRQAAIRDCDAWIGVGDTPFQVSVGSWFYDHLIGEIATCQQHGRRMYYVGIGVDDETALRAPAARTIIAAATHIWTRDDWSAQLLGNVYDRQTLTAGADLAHAYLADVKWPAPETGVLGLVLNFEDAKQFQPAAIAQLIDCARSKQTVRWLVQEVRDLEGSERQLLSMIDAASRPTDIRLPDYENAPTAAALVQSWGVPEAVVTSRYHGGVIAAWAGARPVLIERAGKVAALANQLRTARVPDFTDAARILSALPTAVPVPRQRLTALAATARANVADLITRVADDLSARCASLQ
- a CDS encoding ABC transporter ATP-binding protein; amino-acid sequence: MTDERSTDQPIVIAERLGKRFKLYANPWHRAAEWLTLGAVSKHSDFWAVRDVSFSVRRGECFGVLGHNGSGKSTLLKILSGAMHANAGTFAIHGRVLSLLELGTGLNHELTGRQNVLQGAELLGFPPGYGTQKVGEIEAFSELGAFFDRPVRTYSSGMLVRLAFSMFACFEPDVFIVDEALSVGDVFFQQKCVARIEQMLSNGVTMLFVSHDMQLVQRLCDRAMVLSHGQTAFTGPADEAVARYYSLLGQTLRAPGPANTDATDAAPAAILLADVRQGLIDNDILPCARARHGEGRLRLIAATLANAHGQSGLIATQGDPIVLRVLLTAAEPFERPSCGIHLYDRLGNLVFAAGTKQQRVPLPPMSAGDERIITFRLTLDVQPGEYTLSVGCSESTQMSGAPDVGVIQDQHEGLGPIAVHPTGETPPRYYGIAKLPLDITLE
- a CDS encoding ABC transporter permease; the encoded protein is MLPALWTYQRFIWSRAIGDLRHRYAGTGLGIVWNVVHPLTLIGLYSVIFTGLYRNTPVPGLDSRFAYTLYLCAGFLPWLAFAECVSRGSGAFIDNAPYLKKLPVPEQVFVAQTAASATLGLVVSFSLLVILSLLLGHRPMWTWLLLPVPLVAMQMLGFGIGLLAGTINVFLRDVGQLITIGLQVAMWSLPIVYLIGTLPAWLRPVMLFHPLYPAVAITRDLFLYGQLPEPWMWAALIGWPAIFIAIAAMAFGRLRAEIRDVL
- a CDS encoding IS481 family transposase translates to AYNFAKRLKTLHGLTPHEFICKKWLEDPSQFHSDPNQHMLGLYT
- a CDS encoding DUF971 domain-containing protein, whose translation is MSSAPAITPLKLDLKKDERLHVEWSDGRACDYTLSYLRTMCPCALCKTVREGANPHDLMPQPKKKTSLTILPGNFSEPLKVLSAELVGNYALQLEWSDGHGSGIYSFAYLREICPPE